Part of the Synechococcus sp. MU1643 genome, TAGATCAGCCAGTGGTCGCCGCATTCCATCCGCTGGCTCACCTTCCCGTCCAGCCAGGCCAGGGCACCCGGCAGCAACGGCTGTTCGGAGGGGCTGCTCTCCAGCTCAAGGCCTGCAAAGCGATCGGCACCGGGTTCGAACGGTTGCAGGAACTGCTTCATCAGGGCGGTTTCGCGCCCTTCGGCCAGCACGTTCAAGGCGAAGCGATCGCCCTTGTGCAGCAGGGCTTCCACGGCACGGTCCTTGGCGACGGCCACGGTGATGCCGGGGGGATTGAAGCTGGCTTGACTCACCCAGCTGGCCACCATGGCCCCGCTCAGATCGGCTTTGCGTGTTGTGAGCACGCAGAGGGAGCCGATCACGCGGCCCAGGGCCAGCACCGCTGGATCGCTGCGGCTTTCGCTCAAGCCCCCTGCACTGCGCCGTTGCGCCCGCTTCTGGTTTTGCAGCAGCTGACGGGCGAAACGGGTGCCGGTTTCCTCCAGCTCCTTCACTCGGGCGGCATCCGGACTGAACTTCACCCGGATCGGCTCGAAGCCAAAGCTGAAGCCGCCATCCCGCAGCTTCGTTTCCAGCAGATCCACGGCCTCGCCGCTCCAGCCGAAGCTGCCGAACACCCCCACTGGTTTGCTGCGATCCCCCTCCGCCAACAGGGTTCCCAGGGCCGAGACGATCGGTGTGGGGGCATGGCCTCCCAGGGTGGGTGAGCCGATCAACACGGCATCGACCTGCTGGATCGTGCTCACCAGTTCATCGGCGGGGGTGAATTCGCAGTTCAAGCTGCTCACCCGGATGCCGGTGCGGCTGACCCCGCGGGCCAGGGCATCAGCAATGGCTGCGGTGTTGCCGTAGGCGCTGGCAAACAGCAGGGCCACCGTCAGGCTGGCGGTCTGCTGGCCTTCGCCCCAGCGGCGGTAGTCATTCAGGAGGCTGCGCCAACTGGCTTCAATTGCCGGGCCATGGCCCGGTGCGATGGTGCGGATGTCGAGCTCTTCGAGCCGTTCCACCAGGGCATCCACCTGACGGGCCATCGGGGCCATCAGGCAGTCATAGAAGTGACGGCGCTCTTCTTCGGTGCTGCTGCGGTTGCTTTCGGCCCAGCTGTCCGTGCAGAGATGAGCACTAAAGAACTTGTCGCTCATCAGCATGCCCAGGCTTTCCTCGAAGGCCAGCAATCCGCCTGGCCAGCGAGGAGTTGGGGCCGGCAGCAGCATCAAGCTGCGTTGATGGCTGAGGGGAAGTGTTTGCTCCTGGCGGATGACCCGCAGAGGCGGCAGATCTGGCAGCGGTGGTTGTTCGCTTGTTTCGCCGGGAGGGGCCGGCTTGCGTTGTCTCCACAGCTCCTCGATCAGCTTTGCGCCAGGGTTGGAGACGATCAGTTCCAGGCCGGCATAGGCCTCCGCCAGATCCCGCAGCAGGGCAACGCGGTTGGGGTTGACGTGGCCAACCACCACCAACAGCGGTGCGTCGCTGCTGGGCAGGGCTTCAGCAAGCACCGGCAGAAAGGCTGCGCTGTAGGCCACCCCCGGGGGGTGGACCAGCACGGCAGGGGCGCCATCTCCGGCCTCGAACAACACACTGTTGGCGGTGCTGCCCCGCTCCAGGGCGTATTCCAGTTCGAAGCGGTGCCGTTCAGGGCTCAGACCGCGCAGACCAACGACTCCATCGTCGATCGGCAGCTGGATCGTGCGACGAGTGGTTGCGGTGCTGGTCACGCTCATCTTCGAAGCCAGTCGAATGTAGGCGTGTTGTTGATGGGAGCAGCAGGCCGTTGGCGCAGAGCGTTGTTGTTCTCTCCTCCGAGCTGATTACCACCCTCTCGGTACTGGCCTATCTGCGCTGGAGAGGGATCCGGGGCACCCGGCTGGAGGTCGTATCGCTTTATCGCGACGACCTCAGCCATTGGGCCATGGCCTTCCAGCCGCTGCTGCAGGGTCTTGCGGCCCAGGATGGGCATGACTGCCGGTTCATCACTGGCGATAGTGCGTTGATCGAGCCGGAGCCCAGGGCCTGCAGCCTGCTGCTGCTGCCGCGCTTGGATGATCGCGAAGGCCAGCAGATGCTGCGCGCGTATCTGGCGTCAGAGGTGGTGGAGCTGGGGGAATCGATTGGGGTGGAAACACGTCTTTATTCAGAGCAAGCCCAGCGCAACCGGATCAGGGCGCTCGAGTTGGTGCGTCGTTCCCAAGCCATGGCTTCGGTCCGTTTGGATCAGCTGGTGCCGTTTGATCGCCCGGTAGAGCCGTTGCGGCTCCAGGAATTGCTCGAAATCTGCGCCAGTTTCCGCAGGGCTTTCGTCGATGCCGAAGCGCCCTACGGGCCGCAGACAGAGGGAGTGCTGCTCTGCTTGCCCTATTTGAGAGTGCCCAAATGGCAAATGCGCTGGCGGCTCTTGGGTCGATCGTTTGGCTGGCGCCTGGCGCCAGGCATCGAGAACCGGACCTATTTCAAGCACGCCATCTGTGCCGCGTTACGACCGTTGCCAGCCAATGCGCCGTTGCGGGTGCAAGCTCATCCCAAGAACGAAACACACCATGGCTTGATCGAACGGCTGTTGGCTTTGTTGCGGCCAGGCAGATCCTGGGAGCTGCTCCCCGCCGATGAACCCCTTGAGGTGCGGTTGTTGCGTGGATGGTCTGATGAAGGGATCGGGCGTTGGAACGTACTGGGTTTCGGCACCAATCTCTTGTCTGCAGCGGTGTTCCTCTCGCCCCATCACCGTGGAGTTGGTCTTTGCCAGCCGGCGGAACATGGTTGGTGGCGCCGCTGCATTGATCCTTGGCTCAACCGCCGTGAATGGAAGAGGAGCCAGCACGTGGGCCCTCTGCTGACCAACCTGTTGGATGCTTTGGACCAGCTCCAGGCTCAGTAGTGGTTTCCCACTTTGCGGTGGTGCACCGCGGTGCTGGCTTCGGCATCGGCCACGTTGCCCTGTTCCACCACGGCATAGATGATCCAGTGGTCGGGGCCCTCCATCCGTTGCTCAACCCGGCAGCCCAGAAACGCCAAGGCATCGGCGAGCACCGGGCCGCCATCGGCAGTTCCCTCTAGCACGCTCACCCCAGCAAAACGATCGGCACCGGGGGGAAAGCGCTTGAGGAAGTGACGCATCAGTGCCTGATGGTTGTCCTGCCGTAGAACATTCAGCACGAAGCGATCTCCCACCTGCATCAGGGCTTCGATCGCACGGTCTTTGGCGACGGCGATGGTGAGGCCCGGTGGGGTGAAGCTGGCCTGGCTCACCCAGCTGGCCACCATGGCGCTGCGGCGCTG contains:
- a CDS encoding diflavin flavoprotein, yielding MSVTSTATTRRTIQLPIDDGVVGLRGLSPERHRFELEYALERGSTANSVLFEAGDGAPAVLVHPPGVAYSAAFLPVLAEALPSSDAPLLVVVGHVNPNRVALLRDLAEAYAGLELIVSNPGAKLIEELWRQRKPAPPGETSEQPPLPDLPPLRVIRQEQTLPLSHQRSLMLLPAPTPRWPGGLLAFEESLGMLMSDKFFSAHLCTDSWAESNRSSTEEERRHFYDCLMAPMARQVDALVERLEELDIRTIAPGHGPAIEASWRSLLNDYRRWGEGQQTASLTVALLFASAYGNTAAIADALARGVSRTGIRVSSLNCEFTPADELVSTIQQVDAVLIGSPTLGGHAPTPIVSALGTLLAEGDRSKPVGVFGSFGWSGEAVDLLETKLRDGGFSFGFEPIRVKFSPDAARVKELEETGTRFARQLLQNQKRAQRRSAGGLSESRSDPAVLALGRVIGSLCVLTTRKADLSGAMVASWVSQASFNPPGITVAVAKDRAVEALLHKGDRFALNVLAEGRETALMKQFLQPFEPGADRFAGLELESSPSEQPLLPGALAWLDGKVSQRMECGDHWLIYAEVDHGGVLDAEGSTAVHQRRSGANY